From Draconibacterium halophilum, one genomic window encodes:
- the recJ gene encoding single-stranded-DNA-specific exonuclease RecJ yields MDRIWNLKKQGDQNEVKHLSAALNVNMVIARLLVQRGIETYPEAKAFFRPRLSDLHDPFLMKDMDKAVARLDKAVENKEKVIVYGDYDVDGTTSVALMYSFLKQRIKDIEYYIPNRYSEGYGISPKSIDYAIDKGVTLIVALDCGIKAVEKIAKAKERGLDFIVCDHHNPDDEVPPAVAVLDAKQSDCNYPYKELSGCGVGFKLLQGYCKKHEIDYEEIYDLLDLVAVSIAADIVPITGENRVLAYYGLKKLNSNPGIGLQTIINFAGIAGTEITISDIVFKIGPRLNASGRIEHGKKSVQILVSTDEDKSDLLGEEIDSFNEIRKTLDRDITQDALDTIENNPEFKGKNSTVLYNRDWHKGVVGIVASRVTEQYYRPTIILTESNGLATGSARSVRDFDLYEAIGQCSDLLESYGGHMYAAGLTMRIENIPEFRQRFEEIVTKQITDKQQVQSIEVDAKIALSEITPRFYRILKQFAPFGPHNMMPVFVTEDVFDAGTSRLVGKNQEHLKLDLVEPDVNSGIFPGIAFNQSDAYDVITSGSPFDVCYSINENEYRGKTNLQLFIRDIKKREFLN; encoded by the coding sequence ATGGATAGAATTTGGAACTTAAAAAAACAAGGCGACCAAAACGAGGTTAAACATCTTTCAGCGGCGTTGAATGTGAATATGGTGATAGCCCGCTTGCTGGTGCAGCGGGGAATAGAAACCTACCCCGAAGCCAAAGCATTTTTCCGCCCCCGACTGAGTGACCTGCACGATCCGTTTTTGATGAAAGATATGGATAAAGCGGTTGCCCGATTGGATAAAGCAGTTGAAAATAAGGAAAAGGTAATTGTTTACGGCGATTACGATGTGGATGGAACTACATCGGTGGCGTTGATGTATTCGTTTTTGAAACAGCGGATTAAAGATATTGAATATTATATTCCGAACCGTTACAGCGAGGGATATGGAATTTCGCCAAAAAGTATTGATTATGCCATAGATAAAGGAGTAACGCTTATTGTTGCCCTCGACTGCGGTATTAAAGCTGTTGAAAAAATTGCCAAAGCCAAAGAGCGCGGGCTCGATTTTATTGTCTGTGATCATCATAATCCGGATGATGAAGTGCCGCCGGCTGTTGCAGTACTCGACGCAAAACAATCGGATTGTAACTATCCTTACAAAGAACTTTCGGGTTGCGGTGTAGGATTTAAATTATTGCAAGGGTACTGCAAAAAACACGAAATTGATTACGAAGAAATATATGATCTGCTCGATTTGGTAGCGGTGAGTATTGCTGCAGATATTGTTCCGATAACCGGAGAAAACAGGGTGCTGGCTTATTATGGCCTTAAGAAACTTAACTCGAATCCGGGAATTGGCTTGCAAACCATTATTAATTTTGCAGGAATTGCCGGTACCGAAATTACCATCAGCGATATTGTTTTTAAGATTGGGCCACGATTAAATGCCTCGGGCCGTATTGAGCACGGTAAAAAATCGGTGCAGATATTGGTTTCAACCGATGAAGATAAATCGGATCTATTAGGCGAAGAGATTGACTCTTTCAACGAGATCAGAAAAACATTAGACCGCGATATTACCCAGGATGCGCTGGATACCATTGAAAACAATCCCGAGTTTAAAGGTAAAAACAGCACAGTGCTTTATAACCGCGACTGGCACAAGGGAGTGGTTGGAATTGTGGCATCAAGAGTTACCGAGCAATATTACCGGCCAACGATAATTTTAACCGAATCAAACGGTTTGGCAACGGGATCGGCACGTTCGGTGCGCGATTTTGATCTTTACGAAGCTATTGGGCAGTGCAGCGATTTGCTGGAATCGTACGGTGGGCACATGTACGCTGCAGGATTAACAATGAGGATTGAGAACATTCCGGAATTCCGGCAACGTTTTGAGGAGATTGTTACCAAACAGATAACTGATAAACAACAAGTTCAATCTATTGAGGTGGATGCCAAAATTGCGCTTAGCGAAATTACGCCGCGCTTTTATCGCATTTTAAAACAATTTGCACCGTTTGGGCCGCACAATATGATGCCGGTTTTTGTTACCGAAGATGTTTTTGATGCCGGTACCAGCCGTTTGGTTGGTAAAAACCAGGAGCACTTAAAACTCGATTTGGTGGAGCCCGATGTTAATTCAGGAATATTCCCGGGCAT